Proteins encoded within one genomic window of Thiothrix litoralis:
- a CDS encoding two-component system sensor histidine kinase NtrB, which produces MQSGTRQATSDEKLIPVFLHEDPWNLLRLYHVYRFTLAGAFLIALVMADGNVKLGSYDPTLFVWLTGAYLVLAVVSNLASYFQWPDLSVQTVLFVLLDIALLLGLLYSSRGIEAGFGILLLIPVLIPHLGNPGHVSLMLATITGMLLVSLQVWFQSQEVADQSSVMHSGLIALFILLISIASNRWIRKASAVATLAQRRGVDLANLSQLNQSILDKLESGIVVVEGSGAIRHMNESAWDMLGQPGNWRSKPLQQFAPELDHHLQHWLHTICPRIASFDVRHQNTTEMRARFSQLGNQSRRATMINLEDTTEQREKLQSAKLASLGQLTASIAHEIRNPLGAISHAAQLMTESQNLDKADIRLLQIIQSNARRMNLTIESVLNLSRKKTPNRERLALKLWLHEFRKDFILQNQLREDQVNLFIEPADTVIEFDPAHLHQIIWNLCRNAYKYAHEAPGKLQLDIHGGNPTHTRDIMLNIIDNGRGMTEAQRQRLFEPFFTTSTQGTGLGLFMSRELCLTNGATLDYVALATGGSCFRLVFSHHR; this is translated from the coding sequence TTGCAGTCTGGAACACGCCAAGCTACATCTGACGAAAAACTGATCCCGGTCTTCCTGCACGAAGACCCGTGGAATTTGCTACGCCTGTACCATGTGTACCGTTTCACCCTTGCGGGTGCATTCCTGATTGCACTGGTCATGGCAGACGGCAACGTCAAACTCGGCAGTTATGACCCCACATTATTCGTCTGGTTGACAGGTGCTTATTTGGTACTGGCGGTGGTCAGTAATTTGGCGTCCTATTTCCAATGGCCTGACCTCTCGGTGCAAACGGTGCTGTTTGTACTGCTGGATATTGCCCTGCTGTTGGGGTTGCTTTATTCCAGCCGGGGCATCGAAGCCGGGTTCGGCATTTTATTACTGATTCCCGTGCTCATACCCCACCTTGGCAACCCCGGTCACGTCTCACTGATGCTGGCCACCATCACGGGCATGTTATTGGTTTCCCTACAGGTCTGGTTTCAGTCTCAAGAGGTGGCGGATCAAAGCAGCGTCATGCACAGCGGTCTGATTGCCCTTTTCATCCTGCTGATCAGCATTGCCAGCAACCGCTGGATACGCAAAGCCAGCGCCGTCGCCACCCTCGCCCAGCGGCGCGGTGTCGACCTTGCCAACCTGTCGCAGCTTAACCAGTCCATCCTCGACAAACTCGAATCCGGCATCGTCGTGGTAGAAGGTTCCGGCGCCATCCGCCACATGAACGAATCCGCGTGGGACATGCTCGGGCAACCCGGTAACTGGCGCAGCAAGCCGCTGCAACAATTTGCCCCCGAACTCGACCACCACCTGCAACACTGGTTACATACCATTTGTCCGCGCATTGCGAGTTTCGACGTGCGCCACCAGAACACCACCGAAATGCGGGCACGCTTCTCACAACTCGGCAACCAGTCGCGCCGTGCCACCATGATCAATCTGGAAGACACCACTGAACAGCGTGAAAAGCTGCAAAGCGCCAAACTCGCCTCCCTCGGGCAATTGACTGCCAGCATTGCCCATGAAATCCGCAACCCACTCGGTGCCATCAGCCACGCCGCGCAACTCATGACCGAATCCCAGAATCTGGACAAAGCTGACATCCGCTTGCTGCAAATCATCCAGTCCAACGCGCGGCGCATGAACTTGACCATCGAAAGCGTCCTCAACCTATCGCGCAAAAAAACCCCCAACCGCGAACGCCTTGCCCTCAAATTGTGGCTGCACGAATTCCGTAAAGACTTCATTTTACAAAACCAACTGCGTGAAGATCAGGTCAACCTGTTTATCGAACCCGCCGACACCGTGATCGAGTTCGACCCCGCCCACTTGCACCAGATTATTTGGAACCTGTGCCGCAACGCCTACAAATACGCCCACGAAGCCCCCGGTAAATTACAACTCGACATCCATGGCGGCAACCCGACACATACCCGTGACATCATGCTCAATATCATCGACAATGGGCGTGGCATGACTGAAGCCCAACGCCAGCGCCTGTTTGAACCGTTTTTTACCACCAGCACCCAGGGAACAGGTCTGGGACTATTCATGTCGCGCGAACTATGCCTTACTAATGGGGCGACCCTCGATTATGTCGCCTTGGCGACAGGTGGTAGCTGCTTCCGCTTGGTGTTCTCCCACCATCGTTAA
- a CDS encoding PP0621 family protein, which produces MSRIIFILVLLVVGFLLLKSWQRRQSLGGQHKKTTGKMTNNTRMVRCLQCGLHVPEHEAISQGGKHFCSLEHAKLHLTKN; this is translated from the coding sequence ATGTCCCGTATTATTTTTATCCTTGTTTTGCTCGTAGTTGGGTTTCTTCTGTTAAAATCTTGGCAGCGCAGGCAAAGTCTGGGCGGACAACACAAAAAAACGACCGGGAAAATGACTAATAACACCCGCATGGTGCGCTGCTTGCAGTGCGGCTTGCATGTCCCGGAACACGAAGCGATTTCCCAGGGGGGGAAACACTTTTGCAGTCTGGAACACGCCAAGCTACATCTGACGAAAAACTGA
- a CDS encoding NAD+ synthase, whose translation MCYSLFRYSLQIVTLPLYDTVQKKNQTLRIALAQLNVCVGDVQDNLRKVREAIHQAREQQADVVVFPELVLAGYPPEDLLFRPDFIAQMQAGVDALAAETQGITVILGAPVQRAGLLQNMACVLRDGEVLAEYAKQCLPNYRVFDEKRYFTPGTEPLVIEVAGVKLGLLICEDIWEDAPAKAAVIAGAEALCVLNASPFSYDKQAQRTELLQRQAATTGCPLAYVNVVGGQDELVFDGDSMLLDAVGNIVFRAQAFVEGVFVQDWDVKSVRRGVLHTPSDLTPLIYQAITTGIRDYVHKNGFSRVLLGLSGGIDSALVLALAVDALGAENVEAVMMPFHYTSEMSVEDAYQQAAWLGVHYRNLPIADIYNSFTGLLAPEFGDRPVDVTEQNLQARIRGVLLMSLSNKLGSLLLSTSNKSESAVGYATLYGDMAGGFSPLKDVYKLQVYQLAEYRNTLGQAIPQRVIERPPSAELAPGQVDQDSLPPYEVLDAILQRFIENDEVLDEIVADGFDAAIVRRVVNLVLLSEYKRRQAAPGVRISGRGFGKDWRYPITSAWRKNLPFKTPKEQA comes from the coding sequence ATGTGTTACAGCCTTTTCAGGTATAGTCTTCAGATTGTTACCTTACCGCTTTATGACACTGTGCAAAAGAAAAATCAGACATTACGCATCGCATTGGCTCAATTGAATGTTTGCGTGGGGGATGTGCAAGACAACCTCCGCAAGGTACGCGAAGCTATCCATCAGGCGCGTGAACAACAGGCCGATGTGGTGGTGTTCCCGGAATTGGTGTTGGCGGGGTATCCGCCAGAGGATTTGTTGTTCCGCCCCGATTTTATTGCCCAGATGCAGGCGGGGGTCGATGCATTGGCGGCAGAAACTCAAGGCATCACGGTCATTCTGGGTGCGCCAGTGCAGCGAGCAGGGCTGTTGCAAAACATGGCTTGCGTGCTGCGTGATGGTGAGGTGCTGGCTGAATACGCCAAGCAATGCTTGCCCAATTACCGGGTATTCGACGAAAAACGTTACTTTACACCGGGCACTGAGCCACTGGTTATTGAGGTCGCGGGTGTCAAACTCGGCCTGCTGATTTGTGAGGATATTTGGGAAGATGCCCCGGCAAAGGCAGCGGTCATCGCAGGCGCGGAAGCCTTGTGTGTGCTGAATGCTTCCCCGTTCAGCTATGACAAGCAGGCGCAGCGCACTGAATTGTTGCAGCGCCAGGCTGCTACCACGGGTTGCCCGTTGGCGTATGTGAATGTGGTGGGTGGGCAGGATGAGCTGGTATTCGACGGTGATTCCATGCTGTTGGATGCGGTGGGGAATATCGTGTTCCGGGCGCAGGCGTTTGTCGAAGGCGTCTTTGTGCAGGACTGGGATGTGAAGAGTGTGCGTAGGGGCGTATTGCATACGCCCTCCGATCTTACACCCCTGATCTACCAAGCCATTACCACCGGCATTCGCGATTACGTGCACAAGAATGGCTTTTCCCGTGTATTGCTGGGTTTGTCGGGCGGGATTGATTCGGCGCTGGTATTGGCGTTGGCGGTGGATGCCTTAGGCGCGGAAAATGTTGAGGCGGTAATGATGCCGTTCCATTACACCTCCGAGATGAGTGTGGAAGATGCCTATCAGCAGGCCGCGTGGTTAGGCGTACATTACCGTAATCTGCCGATTGCTGATATTTACAATAGCTTCACGGGTTTGCTCGCACCAGAATTTGGTGACAGGCCGGTGGATGTGACCGAGCAGAATTTGCAGGCACGTATCCGGGGCGTGTTGCTGATGTCATTGTCCAACAAGCTGGGGAGTTTGCTGCTGTCCACCAGCAATAAGAGCGAAAGCGCGGTGGGTTACGCGACGCTGTATGGCGACATGGCAGGCGGATTTTCACCGCTGAAAGATGTTTACAAGCTGCAAGTATACCAATTGGCGGAATACCGCAATACGCTGGGGCAGGCGATTCCGCAACGGGTGATTGAGCGCCCGCCATCCGCAGAGCTGGCACCGGGGCAGGTGGATCAGGATTCCTTGCCACCTTACGAGGTGCTGGATGCCATTTTGCAGCGTTTCATTGAGAACGATGAAGTACTGGATGAGATTGTGGCAGATGGATTTGACGCGGCAATCGTGCGCCGTGTAGTGAATCTGGTACTATTGAGCGAATACAAACGGCGACAGGCTGCACCGGGTGTGCGGATCAGTGGACGCGGGTTCGGTAAGGACTGGCGTTACCCGATCACGTCTGCCTGGCGTAAAAATTTACCCTTCAAAACCCCAAAGGAGCAAGCATGA
- a CDS encoding P-II family nitrogen regulator has protein sequence MKLIQAIIKPFKLDDVREALTEIGVTGMTATEVKGFGRQKGHTELYRGAEYVVDFLPKVKLEIVVKEEQVDAVIEAVQKAAHTGKIGDGKIFVSAIEQAIRIRTGESGRDAV, from the coding sequence ATGAAGCTGATTCAGGCCATCATCAAACCTTTCAAGCTGGATGACGTGCGTGAGGCGCTGACCGAGATTGGCGTGACCGGGATGACCGCTACCGAAGTGAAAGGCTTCGGGCGTCAGAAAGGCCATACCGAGCTGTACCGTGGTGCTGAATACGTGGTCGACTTTCTGCCGAAGGTCAAGTTGGAAATCGTGGTCAAGGAAGAGCAGGTCGATGCGGTGATCGAGGCTGTGCAGAAAGCGGCGCATACCGGCAAGATTGGCGACGGCAAGATTTTTGTCTCGGCAATCGAGCAAGCTATCCGCATCCGTACCGGTGAAAGCGGGCGGGACGCTGTATAA
- a CDS encoding tRNA(Met) cytidine acetyltransferase TmcA: protein MSGTQAECVQRVQSLLPADGKVFWVTGAAKKAHTLLGQECTALVFDAHSGFDVNAFAAVSGTLCGGGTLFLLTPPLDDWATFPDPDYRRFLPYPHQPEAVDGRFLRRLVGMLEEREGVCNTPLPTTVGAYCIRPLHDQINAIQSILQVPLPVVLTADRGRGKSAALGMAASQLFAAGKRVLLTAPSRATVEAVFKHAENPPLFFAPDDLLQTLPQGDVLLVDEAAAIPVPLLLKMLEHYPRCVFSTTLHGYEGSGRGFALRFQKALEVRAPGWQAVRLQQPIRWAENDPLEHFINQALLLDVGGEEVVGAYCIRPRYRLLDRDELAANEPLLRQLFGLLVTAHYQTRPSDLRQMLDAPDISIHVLEQGETILAVALLSREGGLDAALTAAIHAGTRRPHGHPIPQTLTFHAGMAGAAELVCERVMRIAVQPSLQGQGLGKQLLEKLVSHAGDSCADYIGVSYAMTPELLRFWERAGFVLARVGHRKDTASGSRSAVQIRGLTAAGQRLCRLCQPPQQH, encoded by the coding sequence GTGAGCGGGACGCAAGCCGAGTGTGTGCAACGGGTGCAAAGCCTGTTGCCTGCGGATGGCAAGGTATTCTGGGTAACAGGAGCTGCGAAAAAAGCGCATACCTTGTTGGGTCAGGAATGCACTGCCCTAGTATTTGATGCCCACAGCGGCTTTGATGTGAATGCGTTTGCAGCAGTGAGTGGTACGTTGTGTGGGGGCGGAACCTTATTTTTGCTGACCCCTCCATTGGATGACTGGGCGACCTTTCCTGACCCGGATTACCGACGGTTTTTGCCGTACCCGCATCAGCCTGAGGCGGTGGACGGGCGGTTTTTGCGGCGTTTGGTGGGGATGTTGGAAGAGCGGGAGGGCGTATGCAATACGCCCCTACCAACGACCGTAGGGGCGTATTGCATACGCCCTCTTCATGACCAAATCAATGCCATCCAGAGCATTTTGCAAGTCCCTCTGCCAGTGGTGCTAACCGCTGACCGGGGGCGTGGTAAGTCGGCGGCACTCGGCATGGCTGCCAGCCAGTTGTTTGCTGCGGGCAAACGAGTGTTATTGACGGCGCCTTCCCGAGCGACGGTTGAGGCTGTTTTCAAACATGCCGAAAACCCGCCGCTATTCTTTGCGCCGGATGATCTGCTGCAAACCTTGCCGCAAGGCGATGTGTTGCTGGTGGATGAGGCGGCTGCTATTCCCGTCCCGTTGTTGTTGAAGATGTTGGAACATTATCCGCGTTGTGTATTTTCAACGACATTGCATGGCTATGAGGGCAGTGGGCGCGGGTTTGCGTTGCGTTTCCAGAAAGCGCTGGAGGTGCGTGCGCCCGGTTGGCAAGCCGTGCGTTTACAGCAGCCGATTCGTTGGGCTGAGAATGATCCGTTGGAACATTTCATCAATCAGGCGTTGTTGTTGGATGTTGGGGGCGAGGAGGTCGTAGGGGCGTATTGCATACGCCCTCGTTACCGCCTATTAGACCGGGATGAACTTGCCGCCAATGAGCCGTTGTTGCGGCAACTCTTCGGCTTGCTGGTGACGGCGCATTACCAGACACGGCCGTCTGATTTGCGGCAGATGCTGGATGCGCCGGATATTTCCATTCATGTGCTGGAGCAGGGTGAAACGATTCTCGCGGTGGCGCTGCTGTCCCGCGAAGGCGGGTTGGATGCGGCGCTGACGGCTGCCATTCATGCCGGAACACGCCGCCCGCACGGGCATCCGATTCCGCAGACCTTGACCTTCCATGCTGGGATGGCGGGCGCGGCAGAACTGGTGTGCGAACGGGTAATGCGCATTGCTGTCCAGCCCTCGCTGCAAGGGCAAGGGCTGGGAAAACAATTACTGGAAAAGCTGGTGAGCCATGCTGGGGATAGCTGTGCAGACTACATCGGTGTCAGCTACGCGATGACCCCGGAACTGCTACGCTTTTGGGAACGTGCCGGATTCGTGCTGGCACGGGTTGGGCACCGCAAGGATACCGCCAGCGGTAGCCGTTCCGCCGTGCAAATCCGGGGGTTGACGGCGGCAGGGCAGCGTTTGTGCCGGTTATGCCAACCACCACAGCAGCACTAA
- a CDS encoding undecaprenyl-diphosphate phosphatase, whose translation MDILHAIILGIVEGITEFLPVSSTGHMIVVADWLGMDRNAQNTAFEIIIQFAAIFAVIANYTDKFHPRHLNLWVKVCIAFLPIAAIGFLFSDLIESLFSVQVVAWMFIVGGIIFLVVEHFYREESHRVKQMEDLSYQQAAWVGFAQLFALVPGTSRAGATIIGGMLAGLDRKSSTEFSFLLALPVLGASSAYSLLKHYDEFASTSFMPLIIGFVVAFLVAYLTMKLFIHFLERFTFRAFGIYRILFGLVLLWWLA comes from the coding sequence ATGGATATTTTACACGCCATTATCCTAGGCATTGTTGAGGGGATAACGGAATTTCTGCCTGTTTCCTCCACCGGTCACATGATTGTCGTGGCCGACTGGCTGGGCATGGATCGCAATGCCCAAAACACCGCGTTTGAAATCATCATTCAATTTGCCGCCATTTTCGCGGTCATTGCCAACTACACCGACAAATTTCACCCGCGCCACCTGAATTTATGGGTAAAGGTCTGCATCGCATTCCTCCCCATTGCTGCCATCGGCTTCTTGTTCAGTGACCTGATTGAAAGCCTGTTCAGTGTGCAAGTCGTGGCTTGGATGTTTATCGTCGGCGGCATTATTTTTCTAGTGGTCGAGCATTTTTACCGTGAAGAATCTCACCGGGTAAAGCAGATGGAAGACCTAAGCTACCAACAAGCGGCATGGGTAGGCTTTGCACAACTGTTCGCCCTCGTGCCGGGTACAAGCCGCGCAGGGGCAACCATTATCGGTGGCATGTTGGCGGGCTTGGATCGCAAGTCCAGTACAGAATTTTCGTTTCTGTTAGCGCTCCCCGTGTTAGGTGCAAGCTCTGCGTATTCCTTGCTGAAACATTACGACGAATTCGCCAGCACCAGCTTTATGCCACTGATCATCGGCTTTGTGGTAGCGTTTTTGGTGGCATATCTCACCATGAAACTGTTTATCCATTTTCTGGAGCGTTTCACCTTCCGGGCGTTTGGCATTTACCGCATCCTGTTCGGATTAGTGCTGCTGTGGTGGTTGGCATAA
- a CDS encoding class I SAM-dependent methyltransferase: MRFTDTLPTPSAEALAHSAQLAERIRIAIIANGGSIPFREFMRMALYEPGLGYYVAGSRKIGKDGDFITAPEISPLFSQCLANQCAQVLTELGGGDVLELGAGSGIMAADMLARLEALHCLPERYLILDLSPELRDRQRQTLQRHVPHLLARVEWLERLPETPLRGVIVGNEVLDAMPVELFTLVDGDRVIRQVEIQGDGFDLVPVEGHYTSEFNPNLPGWMRSMADSLAAGVLLLIDYGYEQADYYRPDRTQGTLICHYQHRVHDNPLIYPGLQDITASVDFTAVAHAGLDVGFTLGGYTTQAAFLASNALETLFIDALQTNPADQYKLAQQIRTLSLPAEMGERFKVIAFSKSVAAELQGFRFASQQQHL; the protein is encoded by the coding sequence ATGCGCTTTACTGACACATTACCCACACCTTCTGCTGAGGCTTTGGCACATAGCGCCCAGCTCGCCGAACGCATTCGTATTGCAATAATCGCCAATGGCGGCAGCATCCCCTTCCGGGAATTTATGCGCATGGCCTTGTACGAACCGGGCTTAGGCTATTACGTCGCGGGTTCGCGCAAAATCGGCAAGGATGGCGACTTTATTACCGCCCCCGAAATTTCCCCGCTGTTTTCGCAATGCCTCGCCAACCAGTGTGCGCAAGTACTGACGGAACTCGGCGGCGGCGACGTGCTGGAACTGGGCGCAGGCAGCGGCATCATGGCGGCCGATATGCTGGCACGGTTAGAAGCCCTCCATTGTCTGCCCGAACGTTACCTAATACTTGATCTCAGCCCGGAACTGCGCGACCGCCAACGCCAGACTTTGCAACGGCATGTACCGCATTTACTGGCACGAGTGGAATGGTTGGAGCGTTTGCCAGAAACACCCCTGCGCGGCGTGATCGTCGGCAATGAAGTGCTGGATGCCATGCCGGTGGAATTATTCACCTTGGTCGATGGAGACAGGGTGATTCGGCAGGTGGAAATACAAGGGGATGGTTTTGATTTAGTCCCCGTAGAAGGTCATTACACCTCCGAATTCAACCCCAATCTTCCCGGTTGGATGCGAAGCATGGCAGATTCGCTAGCAGCGGGCGTTTTGCTACTGATCGACTATGGTTACGAACAGGCGGATTATTATCGCCCCGACCGCACACAAGGCACACTGATTTGCCACTACCAGCACCGCGTGCATGACAATCCGCTGATTTACCCCGGCCTGCAAGATATTACCGCGAGCGTGGATTTTACGGCGGTTGCCCATGCTGGGCTGGATGTGGGCTTCACGCTCGGCGGTTACACCACGCAAGCTGCTTTTCTTGCGAGTAATGCACTCGAAACATTGTTCATCGACGCCTTACAGACAAATCCTGCTGATCAATATAAACTCGCCCAGCAGATACGCACCCTCAGCCTTCCAGCCGAAATGGGGGAGCGTTTCAAAGTAATCGCCTTTAGTAAAAGCGTTGCCGCTGAGCTACAGGGCTTCAGGTTTGCCAGCCAACAACAACACTTATAA
- a CDS encoding pteridine reductase — translation MATLEGKVALITGAARRIGAETARTLHAAGATVVIHYRNSSQDAEHLQAVLNQQREDSCFLVKGDLLDMATIPALIADTVAQAGRLDILVNNASSFYPTPLATVTEQQFDDLIGTNLKAPLFMAQAAAPHLQANHGCIINMVDIHGLRPLQGYAAYCVAKAGLLMLTQVLARDLGPAVRVNGVAPGAILWPEMVENHAMHAEILAKTALQREGNPTDIAKTILFLVRDADYITGQVIPVDGGRLLNH, via the coding sequence ATGGCGACATTGGAAGGTAAGGTAGCATTGATCACAGGTGCTGCCCGGCGCATTGGCGCAGAAACAGCTCGCACGTTACACGCAGCAGGTGCAACGGTGGTAATCCACTACCGCAATTCCTCTCAGGATGCTGAACACTTACAGGCAGTATTGAACCAGCAGCGTGAGGATTCCTGTTTTCTGGTAAAGGGTGATTTGCTGGACATGGCGACGATTCCGGCACTGATTGCCGACACGGTGGCGCAAGCGGGCAGGCTGGATATTCTGGTAAACAATGCCTCATCCTTTTACCCCACACCCTTGGCAACTGTGACCGAACAGCAATTCGACGACTTGATCGGCACCAACCTGAAAGCACCGCTATTCATGGCGCAAGCCGCCGCACCGCATTTGCAGGCCAATCACGGTTGCATCATCAATATGGTCGATATTCACGGCTTACGCCCCTTGCAAGGTTATGCGGCCTATTGCGTGGCAAAAGCCGGATTGCTGATGCTGACCCAAGTGTTGGCACGGGATTTGGGGCCCGCCGTGCGCGTCAATGGCGTAGCACCTGGCGCGATTCTCTGGCCTGAAATGGTGGAAAACCACGCGATGCACGCCGAAATACTCGCCAAAACTGCCCTGCAACGTGAGGGCAACCCCACCGATATTGCCAAAACCATCCTGTTTTTGGTGCGTGACGCCGATTACATTACCGGGCAAGTTATCCCGGTAGATGGCGGGCGGCTGCTAAACCATTGA
- the rfaH gene encoding transcription/translation regulatory transformer protein RfaH, whose amino-acid sequence MSVEMNVETDRNWFLLTSKPHKDEVAEFQLRNQGYDVYRPLAKRLRTHRGKIITKIESLFPRYMFIHLDDGVNDNWAPIRSTTGISSFVRFGTEPARVPEALIRALQEQEAMLGERAIDLDSFHTGDKVVITDGPFRGLDAIFQKYDGQERVIVLLEILHKQTKLALSPAQLYAA is encoded by the coding sequence ATGAGTGTCGAAATGAATGTCGAAACCGACAGGAATTGGTTCTTGCTGACCAGCAAACCACACAAGGATGAAGTCGCAGAATTTCAACTCCGCAACCAAGGCTACGACGTCTACCGTCCCCTCGCCAAACGCTTGCGCACACATCGCGGCAAAATCATCACCAAAATCGAATCGCTGTTCCCTCGCTATATGTTTATCCACCTCGATGATGGCGTGAATGACAACTGGGCACCGATCCGCTCCACCACCGGCATCAGCAGTTTTGTGCGCTTTGGCACAGAGCCTGCCCGCGTTCCCGAAGCGCTGATCAGGGCGCTGCAAGAGCAGGAAGCCATGCTGGGCGAACGCGCCATTGACCTCGACAGCTTCCACACCGGCGACAAAGTGGTGATTACCGATGGGCCATTCCGGGGTCTGGACGCCATTTTCCAGAAATATGACGGGCAGGAACGGGTCATTGTCTTGCTGGAAATACTCCACAAACAGACCAAGCTAGCCCTTTCCCCGGCACAACTGTACGCCGCGTAA
- a CDS encoding ABC transporter ATP-binding protein, with amino-acid sequence MINHQDRLINATGLSRYYSEHCAVNNVDVFLHKGEVLGLLGPNGAGKSTTMQMLTGNLSPSAGEIQINGIDLLDEPRKAKQQIGYLPEQPPVYRDLTVAEYLHYCARLRNVPAAQRKEALERASERCGLQDVSKRLIGNLSKGYRQRVGIAQAILHNPAVVILDEPTVGLDPIQIREIRRLIRELGKEHGIILSTHILPEVQAVCDRVQILNRGKTVFNDTLEGVESLEKVFFDLIFREADADEAPVKEVTA; translated from the coding sequence ATGATAAATCATCAAGATAGGCTCATTAATGCAACAGGATTGTCACGCTACTATAGCGAGCATTGCGCGGTAAATAATGTAGATGTTTTTTTGCACAAAGGCGAAGTATTGGGCTTGTTGGGACCAAATGGTGCGGGAAAGTCCACCACCATGCAGATGTTGACAGGAAATTTATCCCCCAGCGCGGGTGAAATTCAGATAAACGGCATTGACCTGCTGGATGAGCCACGCAAAGCCAAGCAGCAAATTGGCTATTTACCGGAACAACCGCCGGTTTACCGCGATCTGACGGTAGCGGAATACCTGCATTACTGCGCCCGCTTGCGTAATGTGCCAGCAGCGCAGCGCAAAGAGGCGCTGGAGCGTGCCAGCGAGCGCTGTGGTTTGCAGGATGTCAGCAAACGCCTGATCGGCAATCTTTCCAAAGGCTATCGCCAGCGGGTCGGGATTGCGCAAGCCATTTTGCACAACCCGGCAGTCGTCATTCTCGACGAACCCACCGTTGGCCTTGACCCGATCCAGATTCGTGAAATCCGCCGCCTGATCCGCGAATTGGGCAAGGAGCATGGCATTATCCTCTCCACCCATATCTTGCCGGAAGTGCAGGCCGTGTGTGATCGGGTGCAAATCCTCAACCGGGGCAAAACCGTATTCAACGATACGCTGGAAGGCGTGGAATCGCTGGAAAAAGTGTTTTTCGACCTGATTTTCCGCGAAGCTGACGCTGATGAAGCGCCAGTCAAGGAGGTGACAGCATGA
- a CDS encoding ABC transporter permease: protein MNAIWAIASTEFRRMFLSPLAWSILAVVQFILAWMFLLGLNEYTVQIQATAVGQEDIAGISEALIPFLFSTAASIMLVVMPLITMRLFAEERMNQTLTLLTSSPLSNTQIVLGKYFSVLGFVLLFVALLALMPMSLSLSTQLDWGQLAAAALGLTLLLAAFAAAGLFLSSLARQPVIAAVTTFGFLLLLEVFYQSGHSQGASSELFIYLSAFGHFLSFVGGMFDSSDLVYYLLFIGGFLILTIRRLDNDRLQG from the coding sequence ATGAATGCAATTTGGGCGATTGCCAGTACCGAGTTCCGCCGCATGTTCTTGTCGCCGCTGGCGTGGAGCATTCTGGCGGTGGTGCAATTCATCCTCGCGTGGATGTTCCTGTTGGGTTTGAATGAATACACCGTGCAAATACAAGCCACTGCGGTTGGGCAAGAGGACATTGCGGGAATTAGCGAGGCGTTGATTCCTTTCCTGTTTTCCACCGCCGCTTCCATTATGTTGGTGGTGATGCCGCTGATTACCATGCGCCTGTTTGCCGAAGAGCGCATGAACCAGACTTTGACCTTGCTGACTTCTTCGCCGCTTTCCAATACCCAGATTGTGCTGGGGAAATATTTTAGCGTGTTGGGGTTTGTGTTGTTGTTCGTCGCTTTGCTGGCGTTGATGCCGATGTCATTGAGTTTGTCGACCCAGCTTGATTGGGGGCAACTGGCAGCGGCGGCCTTGGGGCTGACTTTGTTGTTGGCGGCGTTTGCAGCGGCAGGTTTGTTTCTGTCGTCATTGGCGCGGCAGCCAGTGATTGCGGCAGTCACGACCTTTGGTTTCTTGCTGTTGCTGGAAGTGTTTTATCAGTCAGGGCATTCACAAGGGGCGTCGAGTGAGTTGTTTATCTATTTGTCAGCCTTTGGGCATTTCCTGTCGTTTGTGGGCGGCATGTTTGATAGCAGTGATCTGGTTTACTACTTGCTGTTTATTGGCGGGTTTTTGATCCTGACTATTCGTAGGCTCGACAATGATCGGTTACAGGGGTAA